The following coding sequences are from one uncultured Desulfobacter sp. window:
- a CDS encoding TAXI family TRAP transporter solute-binding subunit → MKGKHLLILGFIGVISMVFCQPGFAKERIVFGGGPAGGTFQVVANSIQVYKPMKEVKAFKVQAQSSGGSTENLRKTNAGRQQMSVVYSGHVYQGRHGMLSNDTRTYEDVLAVAWLYGAPAQLVVHKKSGIKSTKDLVGKKVGVGNAGSGAFANCELFFKHMGVWDKIERNAMGYNDAAQAFGNNQLDAFWLFTAFPSGAVMMAAQTNDIAMVDLDADAKATGFYDKYPYFAKLAIPANTYKGVDTDTPSFQDSTLWVANAKVSDETVYKMLTLIFSDEGLAHMKAQKKTFNSMAVERGADGIVTPFHPGAEKFWKEKGVL, encoded by the coding sequence ATGAAGGGTAAGCATCTACTAATTTTGGGCTTTATTGGGGTCATTTCCATGGTCTTTTGCCAACCCGGCTTTGCCAAGGAACGCATCGTATTCGGCGGCGGCCCTGCGGGCGGAACGTTTCAGGTCGTGGCCAACAGTATCCAGGTTTATAAACCCATGAAAGAGGTCAAAGCGTTTAAAGTTCAGGCCCAGTCTTCCGGTGGCTCAACTGAGAACTTAAGAAAAACCAATGCCGGCAGACAGCAGATGAGTGTTGTGTATTCCGGGCATGTCTACCAGGGACGCCATGGTATGCTGTCAAACGATACCAGAACATATGAAGACGTACTGGCCGTGGCATGGCTTTACGGCGCACCGGCACAGCTTGTTGTACACAAAAAATCGGGCATCAAAAGCACCAAAGACCTTGTGGGTAAAAAAGTGGGTGTGGGCAATGCCGGCTCCGGCGCCTTTGCCAATTGCGAACTTTTTTTCAAGCACATGGGTGTATGGGATAAGATAGAAAGAAACGCCATGGGATACAATGATGCGGCCCAGGCCTTCGGCAACAATCAGCTTGATGCATTCTGGCTGTTTACTGCATTTCCTTCCGGCGCCGTCATGATGGCCGCCCAAACCAATGATATCGCCATGGTTGATCTTGATGCCGACGCAAAAGCCACCGGTTTTTATGATAAATATCCCTATTTTGCAAAACTGGCTATTCCTGCAAACACCTATAAAGGCGTCGATACCGACACACCGTCATTCCAGGATTCAACGCTCTGGGTGGCAAATGCCAAAGTGTCAGACGAGACTGTTTACAAAATGCTGACCTTGATTTTCTCCGATGAGGGGCTTGCCCACATGAAGGCCCAGAAAAAAACATTTAATAGCATGGCTGTGGAACGTGGTGCCGATGGCATCGTTACGCCATTTCATCCAGGTGCTGAAAAGTTCTGGAAGGAAAAAGGGGTTTTATAG
- a CDS encoding TRAP transporter fused permease subunit, producing MYEKLNRLEQIIFDILSIILVLFYSWSAIVQPMATQYHRGIYVIITYILVFLLYKSKTRIGRIIDYALILLSIVSVGYWIVLFEAINYRTGAETTVDMVFAVIGVLIGIELARRVVGNVFVIMGALMLIYGVYGYMAPDLISHAGAPFTELCISIFYKSDGVFGIMANVLATYVILFVLFGAFLEKCGAQKFFIDWPLAAVGHKVGGPAKVSVIASGLFGSISGSAIANTVSTGMFTIPMMKKAGFKPHVAGGVEPAASIGGMFMPPIMGAGGFIMAELTGVPYSRIMLVAIFPALMYFFSVFCMVHYEAKKDNIVGEKSEKSAGHIFKTEWFYTIPLIAITILMLTGYSPGFSAILGLVTCLFISRVRSDTSMDLTMALIVTAIFLVSLINGVAGGSGSFVIPQWVGFLFGLAVAILVYIKKPDQVKPGLVHFLEAARSGTENSLKIGATVGVIGIIIGVLTFSGLVLTFADIMIELAGGSLLLTILLVALASLVLGMGVPVTAAYLITAVVAVPALTHLGVNQIAAHMIVYWLSQDSNITPPVCIAAFAGATIAKANMWRTALSAFKFAKFLYLGPLLFGYVPGFSLDGTSMDIVKAFLAIILGTWAYSWFLSGIWINHLKKMFNGKKADA from the coding sequence GTGTACGAGAAACTTAATCGACTGGAACAAATTATATTCGACATCCTTTCAATCATTCTGGTTCTGTTTTACTCATGGTCTGCCATTGTGCAGCCTATGGCGACCCAGTATCATAGGGGCATATACGTTATCATCACCTATATCCTTGTCTTCCTGTTGTACAAATCAAAAACCCGTATCGGCAGGATCATTGACTATGCGCTGATCCTTTTATCCATTGTGTCGGTCGGGTACTGGATCGTGCTTTTTGAAGCCATCAATTACCGGACCGGTGCCGAAACAACGGTTGATATGGTGTTTGCCGTCATCGGCGTTCTTATCGGCATTGAGCTGGCCCGCCGTGTCGTGGGCAATGTCTTTGTTATCATGGGGGCTTTGATGCTCATTTACGGGGTGTACGGATACATGGCCCCGGATTTGATTTCCCACGCCGGCGCACCGTTTACCGAGCTGTGTATCAGTATATTTTATAAAAGTGACGGTGTGTTCGGTATCATGGCCAATGTGCTGGCAACCTATGTTATTTTATTTGTTCTGTTCGGGGCCTTCCTTGAAAAATGCGGTGCCCAGAAATTTTTTATTGACTGGCCCCTGGCCGCTGTGGGCCATAAGGTCGGCGGACCGGCCAAGGTCTCTGTCATCGCTTCCGGACTTTTTGGCTCCATCTCCGGTTCTGCCATTGCCAATACCGTTTCCACGGGCATGTTCACCATTCCCATGATGAAAAAAGCCGGGTTTAAACCCCATGTGGCCGGCGGTGTCGAACCGGCTGCTTCCATCGGCGGGATGTTCATGCCGCCCATCATGGGTGCCGGCGGGTTTATCATGGCCGAACTGACCGGTGTGCCCTATTCCAGAATCATGCTGGTGGCCATTTTTCCAGCGCTCATGTATTTTTTCAGTGTGTTCTGCATGGTGCATTATGAGGCCAAAAAAGATAATATTGTCGGAGAAAAAAGCGAGAAGTCAGCCGGTCATATTTTTAAGACCGAATGGTTTTATACCATTCCCCTGATCGCCATCACCATTTTGATGCTCACAGGATATTCTCCCGGGTTTTCAGCCATCCTCGGCCTGGTTACCTGTCTTTTCATCAGCCGGGTGAGATCCGATACGTCCATGGATTTGACCATGGCCCTCATCGTGACCGCGATATTTTTAGTGTCTTTGATCAATGGTGTTGCGGGCGGATCCGGCAGCTTTGTCATTCCCCAGTGGGTGGGCTTTCTGTTCGGTTTAGCCGTGGCGATTTTGGTATACATTAAAAAACCGGATCAGGTGAAACCCGGCCTGGTCCATTTTCTTGAGGCGGCCCGGTCCGGTACTGAGAACAGTCTTAAAATCGGTGCCACGGTGGGTGTCATTGGAATTATTATCGGTGTGTTAACCTTTTCCGGCCTGGTATTAACCTTTGCCGATATCATGATCGAGCTTGCCGGCGGTTCCCTGCTGTTAACCATCCTGCTTGTGGCCCTGGCTTCATTGGTGTTGGGTATGGGCGTTCCGGTCACAGCCGCCTATTTGATCACAGCCGTTGTTGCGGTACCGGCCCTGACCCATCTTGGGGTCAATCAAATCGCTGCACACATGATTGTTTACTGGCTGTCCCAGGATTCAAATATTACGCCGCCCGTCTGTATCGCGGCCTTTGCCGGTGCAACCATTGCCAAGGCAAATATGTGGCGGACAGCCCTGTCCGCGTTTAAATTTGCCAAATTTTTGTATCTGGGACCCCTTCTTTTTGGATACGTGCCCGGGTTCTCCCTGGACGGCACTTCCATGGACATTGTCAAAGCCTTCCTTGCCATCATCCTTGGTACCTGGGCATATTCCTGGTTCCTCAGTGGCATTTGGATCAATCATTTAAAAAAAATGTTTAACGGGAAAAAAGCCGATGCCTGA
- a CDS encoding MarR family transcriptional regulator has product MNKLVVDRVTHVDNYTKIIDQSIGYLVGRLSRAIIKRLSKKFQDAGFDISYEQWSVLVHLYREDGQTQQALARTAVKDKAAVTRLLNGLEKKNIVLRIPDRNDKRSNFVYLTNKAKEIKPHLVGFVEEMLDEAAQGIDPEEMTRCRTTINRIFSNFDRLNNTPD; this is encoded by the coding sequence ATGAATAAATTAGTTGTGGATCGAGTAACTCACGTGGACAATTACACCAAGATCATCGACCAATCCATTGGCTATCTTGTGGGCCGTTTATCCCGGGCAATCATCAAGCGGCTGTCGAAAAAATTCCAGGACGCCGGCTTTGATATCAGCTACGAGCAGTGGAGCGTCCTTGTTCATCTTTACCGTGAAGACGGCCAGACCCAACAGGCACTTGCCCGGACCGCCGTTAAGGACAAAGCCGCCGTGACCCGCCTTTTGAACGGGCTTGAGAAAAAAAATATTGTGCTCAGAATTCCGGACAGAAATGATAAACGCAGCAATTTTGTTTACCTTACAAATAAAGCCAAAGAGATCAAACCCCATCTTGTCGGTTTTGTAGAAGAGATGCTGGATGAAGCGGCCCAGGGAATTGATCCCGAGGAGATGACCCGCTGCAGAACAACCATCAATCGTATATTTTCAAATTTTGATCGTCTGAACAATACCCCGGATTGA
- a CDS encoding antibiotic biosynthesis monooxygenase family protein: protein MISVIASIHVKEGQLDKFIEIFKSNIPAVLNEEGCIEYMPTVDVPTGLPPQALDEKVVTILEKWDSVDALMAHLSSPHMLEYKEKTSDIVESMEIKVLKEV from the coding sequence ATGATAAGCGTAATTGCATCAATTCATGTCAAAGAAGGTCAATTAGACAAATTTATTGAAATTTTTAAATCCAATATCCCTGCGGTTCTTAACGAAGAGGGATGTATCGAGTATATGCCGACGGTTGACGTGCCCACGGGACTTCCGCCCCAGGCGTTAGATGAAAAGGTGGTCACCATTCTTGAAAAATGGGACAGTGTCGATGCGTTAATGGCGCATTTGTCATCTCCGCATATGCTTGAGTACAAAGAAAAAACAAGTGACATTGTTGAATCAATGGAGATCAAGGTCTTAAAAGAAGTGTAA
- a CDS encoding diguanylate cyclase, which yields MSIRNRIFVFAVLVTAIPSLSMGLLLQNMLQTTLEEKIEQKFVDSAQIMEREISLWLKKRVYDLTVFSNASIVSEAVRAYLNLPEEPADDTENRQPNIEILETYLSTLQHQFKDYVRIFVLSRTGSVIAASQSGGRDRPFPFPDDCIEQISDRQWFKSNSYIDPRDKSPLMLIGVPLFLDQFYEYETLLAIEVRLTGLQPLLNPVGFGDSGDWTYESLVDEKTGQPFLFGRGVKKMIGEVNPTPSGDRQILHEYTNGTGKRLMGLVVPFRELEWGLFIVESYEKAFSGLIHARHRNIMIICCFSVLMAIVAYLLTRQIMVPLSALTRGAEKVAEGDLDVRLPVHRSDEIGFATTVFNDMVAKLKLSQTKLEQLATTDPLTGLNNRKRVMGILSDLYAYYRRYEAEFSVLMLDVDHFKVVNDTYGHQAGDTVLRQVAELLNENLRNVDAAGRYGGEEFIVILAESGVDESIQAAERIRKAVANHTFIHEDQKIQIHISVGIGRIHKQDRDEQTVVGRADTALYRAKNEGRNRVVYQPCNDQ from the coding sequence TTGAGTATAAGAAACCGGATTTTTGTTTTTGCGGTATTGGTCACCGCCATACCGTCTCTATCCATGGGCCTTTTGCTTCAGAACATGCTGCAAACCACGCTCGAAGAAAAGATTGAGCAAAAGTTTGTCGACTCCGCACAGATCATGGAAAGGGAAATCTCCCTGTGGCTTAAAAAGCGGGTGTATGACTTGACTGTCTTTTCCAATGCATCAATTGTGTCGGAAGCTGTTCGGGCATATCTTAATCTGCCTGAAGAGCCGGCCGATGACACTGAAAACCGGCAGCCCAATATCGAAATCCTTGAAACCTACCTGAGTACATTGCAACATCAGTTTAAAGATTATGTCCGGATTTTTGTTCTTTCCAGGACCGGTTCCGTGATCGCCGCTTCCCAAAGCGGCGGTCGCGACCGGCCGTTTCCCTTTCCCGATGATTGCATCGAACAGATTTCAGACCGGCAATGGTTCAAGAGCAACAGCTATATTGATCCAAGGGATAAATCGCCCCTGATGCTGATCGGGGTTCCCCTGTTCCTGGATCAGTTTTATGAGTATGAAACATTGCTGGCCATCGAAGTCAGGCTCACCGGATTGCAGCCTTTACTGAATCCGGTGGGATTTGGGGATTCCGGTGACTGGACCTATGAGTCCCTTGTGGATGAAAAAACCGGACAGCCGTTTTTGTTCGGCCGGGGCGTCAAAAAAATGATTGGTGAGGTGAATCCGACACCGTCCGGTGACAGGCAGATCCTTCATGAATATACCAACGGCACGGGGAAACGCTTAATGGGACTGGTTGTTCCGTTTCGGGAACTGGAATGGGGGCTTTTTATTGTGGAAAGCTATGAAAAGGCCTTCTCCGGACTGATCCATGCCCGCCATCGGAATATTATGATCATCTGCTGTTTCAGTGTGTTGATGGCCATTGTGGCGTATCTGCTGACCCGGCAGATCATGGTGCCCCTGTCGGCGTTGACCCGGGGGGCGGAAAAAGTGGCCGAAGGTGATCTGGATGTCAGGCTGCCGGTGCACCGCAGCGATGAAATTGGGTTTGCAACCACGGTCTTCAATGACATGGTCGCCAAACTGAAGCTTAGCCAGACCAAATTGGAGCAGCTGGCAACAACCGATCCTTTGACGGGGTTAAACAATAGAAAACGGGTGATGGGTATTCTGAGCGATCTTTATGCCTATTATCGCCGGTATGAGGCAGAGTTTTCCGTATTGATGCTCGACGTGGATCACTTCAAAGTGGTTAACGACACCTACGGACACCAGGCCGGAGACACGGTATTAAGGCAGGTGGCCGAACTCTTGAATGAAAATTTGCGTAATGTTGACGCTGCCGGCCGGTACGGCGGGGAGGAATTTATCGTGATCCTTGCAGAGTCCGGGGTGGATGAGTCCATCCAGGCGGCGGAACGTATCAGAAAAGCCGTTGCAAATCATACGTTCATCCATGAAGACCAAAAAATTCAGATCCATATCTCTGTGGGGATCGGCAGAATCCATAAACAGGACAGGGATGAACAAACGGTTGTGGGACGTGCTGATACGGCCCTTTACCGGGCCAAGAATGAGGGTCGGAACCGGGTGGTTTACCAGCCTTGCAACGACCAATAA
- a CDS encoding SH3 domain-containing protein, translating to MNQKPFNFGSKGMLFQYITKPAAGLLVLLFLTSCTGEKPVKVVEDSQVCQAEKNKEIEEIEKKNAAIKNSRIRRLEQDNAELTCKLAEQKLLSKKLQHALLTRHKETDACRQANEKLIKELSQSKAKLATRGSKLEAATLIAEATAVISTLSEKPLDAPQEMIRKKALENLEKSKQELAEGNYENAAYLSREAMAQAKGLEIGYVGGAAGPAEKEIFFSTPLQMNLFTTGNLRKGPSIKADVKKVLREGRSVIVVGHKLNWVKVKLPETDEDGWIHLSLLY from the coding sequence ATGAATCAAAAACCATTCAATTTCGGCAGCAAGGGCATGCTATTTCAATACATTACAAAACCGGCTGCCGGTTTGTTGGTACTGCTGTTTTTGACATCCTGTACCGGGGAAAAGCCGGTAAAAGTCGTTGAGGATTCGCAGGTCTGCCAAGCAGAGAAAAACAAGGAAATAGAAGAAATTGAGAAAAAAAATGCAGCCATCAAGAATTCGAGAATCCGCCGGTTAGAGCAAGATAATGCAGAACTGACCTGCAAGCTGGCCGAGCAAAAACTGCTGTCAAAAAAATTACAGCACGCATTGCTGACAAGGCATAAAGAGACCGATGCCTGCCGACAGGCCAACGAAAAACTGATCAAGGAACTCTCCCAAAGCAAGGCGAAACTGGCGACCCGGGGCAGCAAGCTCGAAGCGGCAACCCTGATCGCCGAGGCCACGGCCGTGATCAGCACCTTGTCCGAAAAGCCCTTGGATGCCCCCCAGGAAATGATCCGGAAAAAGGCCTTGGAAAACCTTGAAAAGAGCAAACAAGAACTGGCGGAAGGCAACTATGAAAATGCGGCCTACCTGTCCAGAGAGGCGATGGCCCAGGCAAAGGGCCTTGAAATAGGTTACGTTGGCGGTGCCGCCGGTCCGGCGGAAAAAGAGATCTTTTTTTCAACGCCGTTGCAGATGAATTTGTTTACAACGGGGAATCTTCGGAAAGGTCCGTCCATAAAGGCAGACGTAAAAAAGGTACTTCGGGAAGGGCGCAGTGTTATTGTTGTGGGCCATAAACTCAATTGGGTAAAAGTTAAACTGCCCGAGACCGACGAGGACGGCTGGATTCACTTATCCCTTCTTTATTGA
- a CDS encoding PKD domain-containing protein: MNRYVKFLLIFTSVAFGGTFAFAGPTMISGNVSGGWDLPGSPYYITADSTVPAGSSLTIDPGVQVILGEGISFTIYGTLTAVGTTNNHIIFKAVNNDVKYKQIHIINGSSTTTLSEFVYCDFSNAEKALYLHAYGRIINGVTVLQTNVQHCTFSGSDIGIYAHGEGHDYSQYMTPKRAHASVDPVIKGCTFESNVDGITMYMQGDGSSWYSGGTTAAIVQNNVFLNSSGAAFNMLAGSHPSHSGSPSFFNNTIANCERGAWIQDSKYDATIKNNVMYGTITAIEKVGTTGSAAYFNCLYGNTANFIGYPSTYGDIVMVNANGEPCDICFNIFLDPKFVSDDYHITEDSPCIDAGGSDDAPDVDIDGDSRPQLYGIDIGVDEFYKKELFAKAGPDLSVCTQICEQVTLNGNNSYALSSTITSYDWTLTHRSQFTYDQTATGPNPTISNLALGIYDVTLTITDDGGVQSTDLMILTVKDDCNLCSVVQGDLNGDGDVDGKDLAIFTHYYGSESISED; this comes from the coding sequence GTGAACCGTTACGTAAAATTTTTATTGATTTTTACATCAGTAGCTTTTGGGGGTACATTTGCTTTTGCGGGTCCAACGATGATAAGCGGAAATGTTTCGGGGGGCTGGGATCTCCCAGGGAGTCCATATTATATAACAGCTGACAGCACGGTTCCTGCAGGATCATCATTAACCATTGATCCTGGGGTCCAGGTGATTTTGGGTGAAGGAATTTCTTTTACCATTTATGGCACCTTGACTGCCGTTGGAACAACAAATAATCATATCATATTCAAAGCGGTGAACAATGACGTCAAGTATAAGCAGATTCATATCATTAATGGGTCATCCACTACGACGCTAAGTGAATTTGTGTATTGTGATTTCTCAAATGCGGAAAAAGCGCTTTATTTGCATGCCTATGGAAGGATCATTAATGGCGTGACAGTATTACAGACAAACGTTCAACATTGTACATTTTCAGGCTCTGATATTGGGATATATGCTCATGGCGAAGGTCACGACTATTCTCAGTACATGACGCCGAAGCGAGCCCACGCAAGTGTTGATCCTGTCATCAAAGGGTGTACTTTTGAAAGTAATGTTGACGGTATCACAATGTATATGCAGGGGGACGGATCTTCTTGGTATTCTGGTGGCACGACTGCTGCGATAGTGCAGAACAACGTGTTTTTGAACTCATCAGGAGCAGCATTCAATATGCTGGCGGGTTCCCACCCATCACATAGCGGCTCGCCTTCTTTTTTTAACAATACCATTGCTAATTGTGAAAGAGGTGCATGGATTCAGGACAGCAAATATGACGCAACGATTAAAAACAACGTTATGTATGGAACAATAACAGCGATTGAAAAAGTTGGAACAACAGGAAGTGCAGCCTATTTTAATTGTCTTTATGGTAATACGGCTAATTTTATCGGCTATCCTTCAACCTATGGTGATATTGTTATGGTAAATGCCAATGGAGAGCCATGCGATATCTGTTTTAATATCTTCCTTGATCCCAAATTCGTTTCAGACGATTATCATATCACTGAAGATTCTCCTTGTATTGATGCGGGAGGCTCAGATGATGCCCCTGATGTTGACATTGATGGTGACAGCAGGCCTCAGCTATACGGTATTGATATCGGCGTCGATGAATTTTACAAAAAAGAGCTGTTTGCAAAGGCTGGCCCGGATTTAAGTGTTTGCACACAAATTTGCGAACAAGTGACCCTTAACGGTAATAACTCGTATGCATTGAGTAGTACAATTACATCCTATGACTGGACACTGACGCACAGAAGCCAATTCACGTATGATCAGACTGCAACTGGTCCCAACCCAACCATTTCAAACTTAGCTTTAGGAATTTATGATGTTACATTAACTATAACCGATGATGGTGGGGTTCAATCAACCGACTTAATGATCTTAACGGTGAAAGATGATTGTAACCTGTGTTCAGTTGTGCAAGGCGACCTGAACGGAGATGGTGATGTGGATGGGAAGGATCTTGCAATATTTACTCACTATTATGGCTCAGAATCTATTTCAGAGGATTAA
- a CDS encoding SHOCT domain-containing protein, giving the protein MQNQPMSSSDQGKLLIFSLLMAPSIILLFGIIPAIFLVFGIYLMKKNQDFSNIDTAVKNFKGYTWLALLGCGIGSVYWGNKYLNAKDGWYYQDEFFGSLMFTGIAFAYLIVVQALFYSPLKNHSEWVAVNGIFSTKTKSGNAASIQSEVDIIKGEKLRQYSVADELIKWAKLKEDGHISGEEYNDARKKLLRR; this is encoded by the coding sequence TTGCAAAATCAACCTATGAGCAGTAGTGACCAAGGGAAACTACTGATTTTTTCACTTCTAATGGCTCCATCAATTATTCTTCTTTTTGGAATAATTCCAGCCATATTTTTAGTTTTCGGTATATACTTGATGAAGAAGAATCAAGATTTCTCTAACATTGATACAGCAGTTAAAAACTTCAAAGGATATACGTGGCTTGCCCTCCTTGGCTGTGGCATAGGTTCTGTTTACTGGGGTAATAAGTACCTTAATGCGAAAGATGGTTGGTATTACCAAGATGAATTCTTTGGTTCATTGATGTTCACAGGCATTGCCTTTGCGTATTTAATAGTCGTACAGGCGTTATTTTATAGTCCCTTGAAAAATCACAGCGAGTGGGTGGCCGTTAATGGAATTTTTTCAACAAAAACTAAATCAGGCAATGCTGCGAGTATTCAATCTGAGGTGGATATAATCAAAGGTGAAAAGCTAAGGCAATATTCTGTAGCCGATGAACTTATTAAATGGGCAAAGTTAAAAGAAGACGGTCATATTTCTGGAGAAGAATATAATGATGCAAGAAAAAAATTATTAAGAAGATAG
- the rsgA gene encoding ribosome small subunit-dependent GTPase A, whose protein sequence is MSKEKSSAQHNTFKHLHHLGWTSHFQVHWENLDTSTFFPARVTGVRKRYFFINDGKDEILATPAGKLKQESSITYPVVGDWVMVRETAIEGILPRKNALTRGAAGMHSRKTGEYREQTIAANLDNVFIVSGLDRDFNLRRLERYLTLVYNCGLNPVIILTKADLHQDTQHFTTEAESIAFGVPVHLVSALNDSGLSELNSYLAHGRTSVMVGSSGTGKSTLINRLCGEELQATGEVSESVGKGMHTTTSRDLIMMPQGGMIIDNPGIREISFWEIDQGVESTFPEIEDFAAQCRFSDCTHTHEPGCRVLQAIQDGELTEARFENYIKMKRELEYVSARKNKSADRVEKERWKGVSMKIKSINKKR, encoded by the coding sequence ATGAGCAAGGAAAAATCATCTGCACAACACAACACGTTCAAGCATCTCCACCATTTGGGCTGGACATCCCATTTCCAGGTACACTGGGAAAACCTTGATACAAGTACCTTTTTCCCGGCCCGGGTGACCGGCGTCAGGAAAAGATATTTTTTTATAAATGACGGTAAAGACGAGATCCTGGCAACCCCGGCCGGAAAACTCAAACAAGAGAGCAGCATCACATACCCGGTGGTCGGCGACTGGGTTATGGTCAGAGAAACGGCCATCGAAGGAATTTTGCCGCGAAAAAATGCCCTGACCCGGGGGGCGGCAGGCATGCACAGCCGAAAAACAGGTGAATACCGGGAACAGACCATCGCGGCCAATCTTGACAACGTATTCATCGTGAGCGGCCTTGACCGGGATTTTAATCTGCGCCGCCTTGAGCGCTACCTGACCCTGGTCTACAATTGCGGGCTTAACCCCGTAATCATCCTGACCAAGGCGGATCTTCACCAGGATACCCAGCATTTTACCACCGAAGCCGAATCCATCGCATTCGGCGTCCCCGTGCATCTGGTATCCGCGCTCAACGATTCAGGGCTTTCCGAACTGAATTCCTATCTGGCGCATGGCCGGACCAGCGTCATGGTAGGCTCCTCGGGCACAGGCAAATCAACCCTGATCAACCGGTTATGCGGAGAAGAGCTCCAGGCCACCGGCGAAGTAAGCGAAAGCGTGGGCAAGGGGATGCACACCACCACATCCCGGGATCTGATCATGATGCCCCAGGGCGGAATGATCATTGACAATCCGGGCATCCGGGAAATAAGCTTCTGGGAAATTGACCAGGGGGTTGAATCCACCTTTCCGGAAATCGAAGATTTCGCCGCCCAATGCCGTTTTTCAGACTGCACCCACACCCACGAACCCGGCTGCCGGGTGCTCCAAGCCATCCAGGACGGAGAATTGACCGAAGCCCGGTTTGAAAACTACATCAAAATGAAACGGGAACTGGAATATGTCTCGGCCCGGAAAAACAAAAGCGCTGATCGTGTGGAAAAGGAGCGGTGGAAAGGGGTCTCCATGAAAATCAAATCCATTAATAAAAAGCGGTAG
- a CDS encoding DUF4338 domain-containing protein: protein MQIKQQTFCGRKFTGKEIALIQEVVATCGGLSRRELAHTVCELLEWKRPNDRLKVRECSDFLELLEAKGALTLPEKKQQTKIVFHKSIPQTPCKQPHSTLRGRVEEFTPLEIQRVQNREQRDLFKELIGRHHYLGYAMPFGARLQYLIYVNRPHREIVGCIQFSSPAWRMRARDEWIGWTDERRKVALQKVVNNSRFLILAPIQNLASMILSCSLRELRDDWEQQYGLKPMLVETLVDRQQFHGGCYRASTWIELGKTTGRGRMDRFGKRHGADVKTILVYPLEKDAVHQLREGI from the coding sequence ATGCAAATCAAGCAACAAACCTTTTGTGGTCGAAAGTTTACCGGTAAAGAAATCGCATTAATCCAGGAAGTCGTTGCTACCTGTGGAGGCCTTAGCCGACGAGAACTGGCACATACCGTATGCGAACTTCTGGAATGGAAACGCCCTAATGATCGGCTAAAAGTCCGGGAATGTAGTGATTTTTTGGAGCTTTTAGAGGCCAAGGGAGCTCTAACCCTTCCTGAAAAGAAACAACAAACAAAGATCGTTTTTCACAAGAGTATTCCCCAAACACCCTGTAAGCAACCCCACAGCACTTTGCGTGGCAGAGTAGAAGAATTTACACCTCTTGAGATACAGCGGGTTCAGAATCGAGAGCAGAGGGATCTGTTTAAGGAACTCATCGGTCGCCATCATTACCTGGGATATGCAATGCCTTTTGGCGCCAGATTGCAGTATCTGATTTATGTAAACCGTCCCCATCGAGAAATTGTGGGGTGCATCCAGTTCTCAAGCCCTGCCTGGCGGATGCGTGCTCGCGATGAATGGATCGGTTGGACAGATGAAAGGCGTAAGGTCGCTCTACAAAAGGTGGTGAACAACAGCCGTTTTCTGATCCTTGCTCCCATCCAAAATTTAGCGAGCATGATACTGTCATGTAGTCTCCGGGAACTCAGAGATGATTGGGAACAGCAGTATGGTCTTAAACCCATGCTGGTAGAGACATTGGTGGATCGACAACAATTCCACGGTGGCTGTTATCGGGCATCGACCTGGATTGAGTTGGGGAAAACCACTGGTCGTGGGCGCATGGACCGATTCGGCAAACGTCATGGCGCTGATGTAAAAACCATATTAGTATATCCACTGGAAAAAGATGCTGTTCACCAACTCAGGGAGGGGATATGA